Proteins co-encoded in one Bacillus infantis NRRL B-14911 genomic window:
- a CDS encoding flavin reductase family protein has product MEIPVSSLSWQEGYKILSGSILPRPIAFVTTMDNSGNVNAAPFSFFTAVCANPLLVCFSPMRKGTDGKKKDTLLNIEETGEFVINIVSRSMAEKMNICAADYAREVNELEMAGLEQERSASVKPPRIKRSQVHLECTLHQLLHFGDGPGSGSLVIGMVRHVQVNDDLYHNGKIDTEKLDPVGRLAGHMYTGPLADVFEIIRKSDPG; this is encoded by the coding sequence GTGGAAATCCCGGTGTCTTCCCTATCCTGGCAGGAGGGGTACAAAATCCTGTCAGGATCCATTCTTCCCCGTCCCATCGCCTTTGTAACGACCATGGACAACAGCGGCAACGTCAATGCAGCACCATTCAGCTTTTTTACAGCCGTCTGTGCGAACCCCCTGCTTGTATGCTTTTCCCCTATGCGAAAGGGAACAGACGGAAAGAAAAAAGATACACTTCTTAATATTGAAGAAACCGGGGAGTTTGTCATCAATATCGTCAGCAGAAGTATGGCAGAGAAAATGAATATATGTGCAGCGGATTATGCACGTGAAGTAAATGAACTGGAAATGGCGGGGCTGGAGCAGGAAAGAAGCGCTAGTGTGAAGCCGCCGAGAATTAAGCGTTCCCAAGTCCATCTTGAATGCACTCTCCATCAGCTCCTGCACTTTGGAGACGGTCCAGGGTCTGGAAGCCTGGTGATTGGCATGGTTAGGCATGTGCAGGTGAATGATGACCTGTATCATAATGGGAAAATCGACACTGAAAAGCTGGATCCGGTTGGAAGGCTGGCGGGACATATGTATACTGGCCCGCTTGCAGATGTTTTCGAGATTATCAGAAAATCAGATCCGGGGTGA
- the hppD gene encoding 4-hydroxyphenylpyruvate dioxygenase: protein MEQRTVSPLQKAEEIFPVKEVDYLEIYTGNAKQASHYLCTCFGFKPVAYSGLETGNRETVSYVLQQRKIRLVVTGSLTEETKVAAFVKKHGDGVKDIALAVDDVESAYKGAVERGAIELVPPFELEDDHGKLKKAVIGTYGDTIHTLVERNHYKGAFMPGYEPYETKAPFEDAGFIGIDHVVGNVEEMEEWVNYYANVMGFKEMKHFTDSDISTEYSALMSKVMHNGGRIKFPINEPAEGKRKSQIQEFLEFYNGAGVQHLAILTEDIVQTVSVLRKNGVEFLDTPSSYYEMLSERVGQIDEEIDKLKELSILVDRDDEGYLLQIFTKPVVDRPTLFIEIIQRKGARGFGEGNFKALFESIEREQERRGNL, encoded by the coding sequence ATGGAACAAAGAACGGTTTCGCCATTACAAAAGGCAGAAGAAATTTTTCCGGTCAAGGAAGTCGACTATCTTGAAATTTATACAGGCAATGCCAAACAGGCCAGCCATTACCTCTGCACATGCTTTGGCTTCAAGCCTGTCGCTTATTCAGGGCTTGAGACAGGAAACAGGGAGACAGTGTCATATGTACTGCAGCAGCGAAAAATCAGGCTGGTAGTGACAGGCTCGCTCACAGAGGAAACAAAGGTGGCTGCTTTTGTGAAGAAGCACGGTGACGGCGTCAAAGATATCGCCCTTGCTGTTGATGATGTTGAAAGTGCTTACAAAGGTGCGGTAGAGCGCGGCGCAATTGAACTGGTTCCGCCATTTGAGCTGGAGGATGACCATGGCAAGCTCAAAAAGGCGGTGATCGGTACATATGGAGATACCATACACACTTTGGTGGAACGGAATCATTATAAGGGTGCCTTTATGCCGGGTTATGAGCCATATGAAACGAAGGCCCCATTCGAGGATGCCGGCTTCATCGGCATCGATCATGTGGTCGGAAATGTGGAAGAAATGGAAGAATGGGTGAACTATTACGCCAATGTCATGGGATTCAAGGAAATGAAGCATTTCACCGATTCTGACATCAGCACAGAATATTCCGCACTCATGTCCAAAGTGATGCATAACGGCGGAAGAATCAAGTTCCCGATTAATGAACCGGCAGAAGGGAAAAGGAAATCGCAGATCCAGGAGTTCCTGGAATTCTATAATGGGGCAGGCGTACAGCATTTGGCCATCCTAACAGAGGATATTGTTCAGACGGTATCTGTCCTCAGAAAAAATGGGGTTGAATTCCTTGATACTCCTTCTTCCTATTATGAGATGCTGTCTGAGAGGGTCGGCCAAATAGACGAAGAGATTGATAAGCTGAAAGAGCTCAGCATTCTGGTAGACAGGGATGATGAAGGCTACCTCTTGCAGATCTTTACAAAGCCGGTCGTCGACAGGCCTACTTTATTCATCGAAATCATCCAGCGCAAAGGAGCAAGAGGGTTTGGCGAAGGCAATTTCAAGGCGCTGTTCGAGTCGATTGAAAGAGAGCAGGAAAGACGCGGAAACCTGTAA
- a CDS encoding Leu/Phe/Val dehydrogenase has translation MDMFDTIREHEQVVFCNDEATGLKAIIAIHSTRLGPALGGCRMFPYPSADAALEDVLRLSKGMTYKCAAADVDFGGGKAVIIGDPSKDKTPELFRAFGQFVESLNGRFYTGTDMGTTPEDFVHAMKETNCIVGADEEYGGSGDSSVPTAQGVIYGLKATNQVLYGTSDLGGRSYSIQGLGKVGFKVAEKLLEEGADLYVADINEEAINELMAKAGKMGAGLKAVSSEEIYRADADVFVPCALGGILNDESIEQLRVRAVAGSANNQLLEFRHGGMLQQKGILYAPDYIVNAGGLIQVADELYSPNKERVLRKTKAIYSALLNVYDYSAAEGITTIEAANQFCEQRIEARTRRNSFFSHMKRPKWAVRT, from the coding sequence ACGATCCGTGAGCATGAACAGGTGGTGTTCTGCAACGACGAAGCAACAGGCCTTAAGGCGATCATTGCGATCCACAGCACAAGGCTTGGCCCGGCGCTGGGCGGCTGCAGGATGTTTCCCTATCCTTCTGCAGATGCAGCACTTGAAGATGTCCTGCGTCTGTCCAAGGGAATGACTTATAAGTGCGCTGCAGCAGATGTTGACTTTGGCGGAGGGAAAGCGGTGATCATCGGCGATCCTTCAAAGGATAAGACACCCGAGCTTTTCAGGGCATTCGGCCAATTCGTTGAATCGTTGAATGGAAGGTTCTACACAGGCACAGATATGGGAACCACTCCTGAAGACTTTGTCCACGCCATGAAGGAAACCAATTGCATTGTAGGTGCTGACGAAGAATATGGGGGAAGCGGGGACTCTTCTGTTCCGACTGCCCAAGGGGTGATTTATGGGCTTAAAGCCACAAACCAGGTTCTTTATGGGACATCGGACCTTGGCGGACGGTCCTACAGCATCCAGGGGCTCGGCAAGGTAGGGTTTAAAGTGGCTGAAAAGCTGCTGGAGGAAGGCGCTGATCTTTATGTTGCTGATATCAATGAAGAAGCCATCAATGAGCTGATGGCAAAGGCGGGAAAAATGGGAGCGGGCCTCAAAGCGGTCAGCAGTGAAGAAATTTACCGTGCAGATGCTGATGTCTTTGTCCCCTGTGCTCTGGGAGGCATCCTCAACGATGAAAGTATAGAACAGCTCCGGGTCAGGGCGGTTGCCGGGTCGGCGAATAATCAGCTGCTTGAATTCAGGCATGGCGGCATGCTCCAGCAAAAAGGAATTCTTTATGCACCGGACTATATTGTGAATGCCGGCGGACTTATCCAGGTGGCAGATGAACTGTATTCCCCTAATAAAGAAAGGGTCCTCCGGAAAACGAAGGCGATATATAGTGCGCTGCTTAATGTGTACGACTATTCGGCAGCTGAAGGGATCACAACCATTGAGGCTGCCAACCAGTTCTGCGAGCAGAGGATTGAAGCGAGAACCAGGAGGAACAGCTTTTTTTCCCATATGAAACGGCCGAAATGGGCAGTCCGGACATAA
- a CDS encoding alpha-ketoacid dehydrogenase subunit beta, whose protein sequence is METAVKTSTMTLVQSVNEALDIMLAENDEVLVLGEDIGKNGGVFRATEGLQEKYGEERVMDTPLSEAGFIGASIGMAVNGFRPVAEIQFLGFIYPAFEQIMTHASRLRMRTMGHYTVPLVIRAPYGAGVRAPEIHCDSTEALFTHMPGIKVVCPSNPADAKGLLIAAIEDPDPVLFLEPMKSYRSLRAEVPEGKYAVEIGKGSKLMDGDDVTVIAWGAMVPIAMKAAEEMKRKGISCDVLDLRTLYPLDKDIISASVQKTGRTVIVQEAHASTSVGNDVLAIINDTSFLYQKAPAELVAGFDAPVPYFGFEDHYLPTAERVCRAIEKVWTF, encoded by the coding sequence ATGGAAACAGCAGTCAAGACCAGCACCATGACGCTTGTACAGTCAGTAAATGAAGCATTGGACATCATGCTGGCGGAAAATGATGAAGTTCTGGTGCTCGGGGAGGATATCGGGAAAAATGGAGGGGTGTTCCGCGCGACCGAAGGCCTGCAGGAAAAATACGGTGAAGAGCGGGTCATGGATACCCCGCTGAGTGAAGCGGGATTCATCGGTGCAAGCATCGGGATGGCCGTCAATGGATTCAGGCCTGTGGCGGAAATCCAGTTTCTTGGCTTTATTTATCCTGCCTTTGAGCAGATCATGACACATGCCTCCCGGCTCCGAATGAGGACGATGGGACATTATACCGTCCCGCTTGTGATAAGGGCCCCATATGGTGCAGGAGTAAGAGCACCGGAAATCCATTGTGACAGTACTGAAGCCCTTTTTACCCATATGCCGGGCATTAAGGTAGTCTGCCCGTCCAATCCGGCTGATGCAAAAGGGCTCTTGATTGCCGCCATTGAGGATCCTGACCCTGTCCTGTTTCTAGAACCGATGAAAAGCTATCGGTCACTGCGGGCAGAGGTGCCGGAGGGAAAGTATGCCGTAGAGATAGGCAAAGGGAGTAAATTAATGGATGGAGATGATGTGACGGTCATCGCCTGGGGCGCTATGGTGCCGATTGCCATGAAGGCTGCTGAGGAAATGAAGAGAAAAGGTATTTCATGTGATGTTCTAGACCTCCGCACCTTGTATCCTCTGGATAAGGATATCATCTCTGCCTCGGTGCAGAAAACGGGGCGCACCGTCATTGTCCAGGAGGCTCATGCATCAACCTCTGTTGGCAATGATGTTCTGGCCATTATCAATGATACCTCCTTCTTATATCAGAAAGCACCGGCTGAACTGGTTGCAGGCTTTGATGCACCTGTTCCCTATTTCGGTTTTGAAGACCATTATCTGCCGACGGCTGAACGAGTCTGCCGTGCGATTGAAAAGGTCTGGACGTTCTAA
- a CDS encoding dihydrolipoamide acetyltransferase family protein, with protein MEVKLHDIGEGMSEAEINCFLVKQGDFVRADEPLVEVQTDKMTAEIPAPRAGIVREFAVKPGETVEVGAVLLLLEPENSRQAAIEEGSHAGKQAKRILASPYTRKLARENDINIDDIEGSGPGGRVVDTDIFRMAGQGDVSAREKESGKIKKDAERPVAAHDSAISYSGRRKMTAEKMVQSLSLIPHCTHFEDVDVTELSVFREELKKQEKQVTMTAFYIKALSMALKRFPVFNSRLDEKAGLIHLLPEHHIGVAVNAEDGLIVPVIGNAEEKTIAEIAEDLQNLTRKALDGRLLAKETAGGTFTVSNVGPLNGSTGATPIILHPQTSIISLHKTKKMPVVDKDDQIVIRSIMKLSMSFDHRIADGAAAVGFTNRFAELIENPKLMLLELV; from the coding sequence ATGGAAGTGAAGCTCCATGATATCGGGGAAGGGATGTCAGAAGCAGAAATCAATTGTTTCCTTGTCAAACAAGGTGATTTTGTGCGGGCGGATGAGCCCCTGGTCGAGGTTCAGACCGATAAAATGACAGCAGAAATACCTGCGCCAAGAGCGGGCATAGTCCGTGAGTTTGCGGTAAAGCCAGGGGAGACGGTAGAAGTTGGGGCAGTACTGCTTCTGCTGGAGCCGGAAAACAGCCGCCAAGCAGCAATTGAAGAGGGATCACATGCTGGCAAACAAGCGAAGAGAATCCTCGCATCACCTTACACAAGGAAGCTTGCAAGAGAAAATGATATAAACATAGATGATATTGAAGGATCAGGTCCTGGCGGAAGAGTGGTGGACACCGATATTTTCAGGATGGCCGGACAAGGTGATGTGTCTGCAAGGGAAAAAGAGTCCGGGAAGATAAAAAAAGATGCAGAGAGACCGGTAGCCGCTCATGATTCTGCCATCTCTTACTCCGGACGGCGGAAAATGACTGCCGAGAAGATGGTTCAGTCGCTTTCCCTTATTCCTCATTGCACCCATTTTGAGGATGTGGATGTCACAGAGCTTTCCGTATTCCGGGAAGAGCTCAAAAAGCAGGAAAAGCAAGTGACGATGACAGCTTTTTATATAAAAGCTTTATCAATGGCTCTCAAACGCTTCCCTGTGTTTAACAGCAGGCTTGATGAGAAGGCTGGACTGATCCATTTGCTGCCGGAGCACCATATTGGGGTGGCCGTCAATGCGGAGGATGGCCTTATCGTGCCGGTCATCGGGAATGCGGAGGAAAAGACGATTGCCGAAATCGCAGAGGATCTGCAGAATTTGACCAGGAAGGCGCTGGATGGCAGGCTGTTGGCAAAGGAAACGGCCGGAGGCACTTTCACGGTAAGCAATGTGGGGCCATTGAACGGCAGCACCGGCGCCACCCCGATCATCCTGCACCCGCAGACAAGCATTATTTCCTTGCATAAGACGAAAAAAATGCCGGTGGTCGATAAGGACGATCAGATTGTCATCCGCTCCATCATGAAGCTTTCCATGTCATTTGACCACAGGATAGCAGATGGCGCTGCTGCTGTCGGTTTTACTAACCGTTTTGCGGAACTGATCGAGAATCCCAAACTGATGCTATTGGAGCTGGTGTGA
- a CDS encoding fumarylacetoacetate hydrolase family protein, with protein MKFITFQKQDGSVRSGWLEGTAAVDMHEASKGILPKTLLAFLENHPFFMEQIESHPEWKESGSGAYPLEEVTLKAPLPCPKSFRDFYAFEEHVKTARENRGLEMVKEWYELPVFYFSNHLSIKGTGEPITLPAGCSKLDYELEIACIIGKEGQNISAKEADGYIFGYCILNDWSARDIQRKEMKVGLGPAKGKDFATSIGPYIVTKDELESYRMDNGYDLDMTAKVNGILLSEGNLKDIYYSFSEMIERASENTTLYPGELIGSGTVGTGCILELGEDVHRWLKPGDTVELEITGLGKLLNTISD; from the coding sequence ATGAAGTTCATAACCTTTCAAAAACAGGATGGATCGGTCAGGTCCGGCTGGCTGGAGGGCACTGCTGCTGTTGATATGCATGAAGCTTCGAAGGGAATCCTCCCAAAAACATTATTGGCATTTTTAGAAAATCATCCATTTTTCATGGAGCAGATTGAGTCACATCCTGAATGGAAAGAATCGGGCAGCGGTGCTTACCCTTTGGAGGAAGTAACACTGAAGGCTCCGCTTCCATGCCCAAAAAGCTTCCGTGACTTTTATGCTTTTGAGGAGCATGTCAAAACAGCCCGGGAAAACAGGGGCCTGGAAATGGTTAAAGAATGGTATGAGCTGCCGGTATTTTATTTTTCCAACCATCTATCCATAAAAGGGACAGGTGAGCCTATTACTCTGCCTGCGGGCTGCAGCAAGCTGGACTATGAATTGGAAATTGCCTGCATCATCGGCAAAGAAGGCCAAAATATCTCTGCCAAAGAGGCGGACGGATATATTTTTGGATACTGCATCTTAAATGACTGGAGTGCCAGGGATATTCAAAGAAAAGAAATGAAGGTCGGTCTTGGACCGGCAAAAGGAAAGGATTTTGCCACTTCGATCGGCCCTTATATTGTGACAAAAGATGAGCTGGAGAGCTATCGGATGGACAATGGGTATGATTTGGATATGACAGCGAAAGTGAACGGGATCCTGCTGTCAGAAGGAAATCTTAAGGATATCTATTATTCATTCAGTGAAATGATAGAGAGGGCTTCAGAGAATACCACACTTTACCCTGGGGAGCTGATTGGTTCTGGTACAGTAGGGACCGGCTGCATCCTTGAGCTCGGGGAAGATGTTCACCGCTGGCTTAAGCCCGGCGATACGGTAGAGCTGGAAATCACGGGTCTTGGAAAGCTGTTAAATACGATTTCAGACTGA
- a CDS encoding dihydrolipoyl dehydrogenase family protein — protein sequence MVVGELAYEKDVVIIGGGPGGYQAAIRAAQLGRKVTLIEKADLGGVCLHKGCIPSKLFAEAADRIRKIKAAGEYGIELSFSAFQLEKLMNEKDRKTAQLKKGVEELCKSNEIELVKGNAFFLSADRMGIENGEAYQVFRFKHCLIATGSTPIWPHDNSPRSEKLLDCWSVFSLKKLPDELIIYGSGYIALEMAMSFQAFGARTSIMLDQEKDDFGFDAAVNREIGRILKKNRIKVYRGAKLLSVEESGSGVEINYELGGENKQLKGSCFLTAAGFRPNTANLGLDRAGVEIDTAGFIKIDQQGKTSVSHIFAAGDVADGPPLASKAIRQGKAAAETIAGLKTEADLRFAPVVIHTQPPIAYAGLTEQEALEAGYKIDTGIFPFSSLGYASVKGSREGMAKVIFEKETGFLLGVHMIGDGAQELICAGVSLLEMAAREEDMLFPVYAHPSSAEALLEAVESLKARSIHLPAREKVKT from the coding sequence ATGGTAGTAGGGGAACTGGCTTATGAAAAGGATGTTGTGATCATTGGAGGGGGACCAGGCGGCTACCAGGCAGCCATCAGGGCGGCACAGCTAGGCAGAAAGGTCACGCTGATTGAAAAAGCGGATCTTGGCGGTGTGTGCCTCCATAAGGGGTGCATTCCTTCTAAGCTTTTTGCCGAAGCTGCAGACCGGATCAGGAAGATAAAGGCTGCGGGTGAATACGGCATTGAACTGTCTTTTTCCGCTTTCCAGCTGGAAAAGCTCATGAATGAAAAAGACCGGAAAACAGCACAGCTGAAAAAAGGAGTTGAAGAGCTGTGCAAAAGCAATGAGATTGAGCTGGTGAAAGGCAATGCCTTTTTTCTCTCAGCTGACCGGATGGGCATTGAAAATGGCGAAGCATATCAGGTATTCCGCTTCAAACACTGCCTCATAGCAACCGGAAGCACACCAATTTGGCCACACGATAATTCCCCGCGTTCCGAAAAGCTTTTGGACTGCTGGTCTGTATTTTCCCTGAAAAAGCTTCCTGATGAGCTCATTATTTACGGGAGCGGCTATATCGCCCTGGAAATGGCCATGAGCTTTCAGGCTTTCGGGGCCAGGACATCAATTATGCTGGATCAGGAAAAAGATGATTTTGGATTTGATGCGGCTGTGAATAGGGAGATCGGCAGAATCTTGAAGAAAAATAGAATCAAAGTTTACCGCGGGGCAAAGCTGCTGTCTGTAGAAGAAAGCGGTTCGGGTGTCGAGATTAATTATGAACTGGGCGGAGAAAATAAGCAGCTGAAAGGAAGCTGTTTCTTAACTGCAGCCGGCTTCCGGCCCAATACTGCCAATCTGGGGCTTGATAGAGCGGGAGTGGAAATAGACACAGCGGGATTTATTAAGATAGACCAGCAAGGGAAAACCTCTGTCAGCCATATTTTTGCAGCTGGGGACGTGGCAGACGGACCGCCGCTCGCATCAAAGGCAATCAGACAGGGAAAGGCTGCAGCCGAAACGATTGCCGGTTTGAAAACGGAGGCTGACTTGCGTTTTGCCCCTGTTGTCATCCATACCCAGCCGCCTATTGCTTATGCAGGTCTGACGGAGCAAGAGGCACTGGAAGCGGGTTATAAAATAGACACGGGAATCTTTCCTTTTTCTTCCTTGGGCTATGCAAGTGTGAAGGGGAGCAGGGAAGGAATGGCCAAAGTGATTTTTGAAAAGGAAACAGGCTTTCTTTTAGGCGTTCATATGATAGGAGATGGCGCACAGGAACTGATTTGTGCTGGTGTCTCTTTGCTTGAAATGGCTGCCAGGGAAGAAGATATGCTGTTTCCTGTGTATGCTCATCCAAGTTCAGCAGAAGCCCTGCTGGAAGCGGTGGAATCTCTTAAAGCGAGAAGCATCCATCTGCCTGCTAGGGAAAAAGTGAAAACATAA
- a CDS encoding homogentisate 1,2-dioxygenase, whose amino-acid sequence MGRIPHKRHTMFKKEDGSLFREQVMGTKGFSGTQSILYHHFMPTETEEVSLSGSYLPEYEEMAALKHRHLLTENIKHGGNALQAREYLLGNDDLLIAYANISENMQDYYRNSDGDEMYYIHYGNGMFETMFGTISYGPGDYIVIPIGTIFRIIPEKDTKALIVESFSQITTPKRYRNEYGQLLEHSPFCERDIRGPEKLETHTERGPHKVVTKTRGHLHEHILAHHPLDVEGWDGYLYPWAFNISDFEPITGRVHQPPPVHQTFEGHNFVVCSFVPRLYDYHPESIPAPYYHSNVNSDELLYYVEGNFMSRKGIKEGSITLHPGGIPHGPHPGKTEASIGKKETLELAVMIDTFKPLKVVKKARKYEDENYMYSWLEK is encoded by the coding sequence ATGGGGAGGATCCCGCACAAACGCCACACGATGTTTAAAAAAGAAGATGGGTCCCTTTTCAGGGAGCAAGTCATGGGAACAAAGGGCTTTTCGGGGACTCAGTCAATTTTGTATCATCATTTTATGCCGACAGAAACAGAAGAGGTATCCCTCTCAGGCAGCTATCTTCCAGAATATGAGGAAATGGCGGCACTTAAACACCGGCATCTTCTGACGGAGAACATCAAGCACGGAGGAAATGCCCTTCAAGCAAGGGAATATCTGCTTGGAAACGATGATCTGCTGATCGCTTATGCTAATATCTCAGAAAATATGCAGGATTATTACCGGAACAGCGATGGAGATGAGATGTACTATATCCATTATGGAAACGGCATGTTTGAAACGATGTTCGGGACAATCAGCTATGGGCCGGGGGACTATATTGTCATTCCGATTGGCACGATTTTCAGGATCATTCCGGAAAAAGACACAAAGGCACTTATTGTTGAATCATTCAGCCAGATTACGACTCCAAAAAGGTACAGAAATGAGTACGGACAGCTGCTTGAGCACAGCCCATTCTGCGAGCGTGATATCCGTGGCCCTGAAAAACTGGAGACCCATACAGAAAGAGGGCCTCATAAGGTAGTCACAAAAACGAGGGGCCATCTTCATGAACATATTCTTGCCCATCATCCTCTTGATGTCGAGGGGTGGGACGGGTATCTATATCCATGGGCCTTCAATATTTCCGATTTTGAGCCGATTACCGGCCGTGTCCACCAGCCGCCGCCAGTCCACCAGACATTTGAAGGGCATAATTTTGTTGTCTGCTCATTCGTCCCGCGATTATATGATTATCATCCGGAAAGCATCCCGGCACCCTATTACCACAGCAATGTGAACAGTGATGAGCTTTTATATTATGTCGAAGGGAATTTCATGAGCCGAAAAGGGATCAAGGAAGGCTCCATCACCCTTCATCCCGGAGGAATCCCGCACGGCCCTCACCCGGGAAAGACAGAGGCAAGCATTGGCAAAAAGGAAACACTGGAGCTGGCTGTTATGATAGATACTTTTAAGCCTTTAAAGGTTGTGAAGAAGGCAAGGAAATATGAAGATGAAAATTATATGTATTCCTGGCTGGAGAAGTGA
- the pdhA gene encoding pyruvate dehydrogenase (acetyl-transferring) E1 component subunit alpha, with translation MESQFPVNRMIDENGNEVSGTSGFDTELALEFYRQLVRIRVFDRKAVSLQRQGRIGTYAPFEGQEAAQIGSAMALEESDWMFPTYRDHGAALAFGHSMRNVLLFWNGRNEGCIPPEGKNIFPPGIPIATQIPHAAGAAYAEKRKGTKKAAIVYFGDGATSEGDFHEGLNFASIVKAPVVFFNQNNQYAISVPLSKQMNTKTIAQKSLAYDIPGVRVDGNDVFAVYRETKKALERAREGGGPTLIEAVTWRYGAHTTADDPAKYRDQQESSVLRGKIDPILRMERWLKNKDLYDENWAKRAESEAAAEIDLAIAEMEAYPPADPADIFDHVFAELIWPLKEQKEKYLSQLGGA, from the coding sequence ATGGAGAGCCAATTTCCAGTCAATAGGATGATTGATGAAAACGGAAACGAGGTATCCGGTACCTCAGGGTTTGACACAGAGCTGGCTCTGGAGTTCTACAGGCAGCTTGTCCGGATCAGGGTCTTTGACCGGAAAGCGGTCAGCCTGCAGCGCCAGGGAAGGATAGGGACGTATGCTCCGTTTGAAGGCCAGGAAGCTGCCCAGATAGGGAGCGCGATGGCGCTCGAAGAATCGGATTGGATGTTCCCTACCTATCGGGACCATGGAGCAGCTTTGGCTTTCGGGCATTCAATGAGAAACGTGCTGCTATTCTGGAACGGACGAAATGAAGGATGCATTCCCCCTGAAGGAAAGAATATCTTTCCTCCTGGAATTCCGATCGCCACCCAGATCCCACATGCAGCCGGGGCGGCATATGCGGAAAAACGAAAAGGAACGAAAAAAGCTGCCATTGTCTATTTTGGAGACGGGGCCACTTCTGAAGGGGATTTTCATGAGGGCCTCAATTTTGCCAGCATCGTTAAGGCACCTGTGGTGTTTTTCAATCAAAACAACCAATATGCGATTTCCGTCCCGCTGTCAAAGCAAATGAATACCAAAACTATTGCGCAAAAAAGCCTTGCCTATGACATTCCTGGTGTCCGGGTTGATGGGAACGATGTATTTGCTGTATATCGTGAGACCAAAAAGGCGCTGGAGAGGGCAAGGGAAGGCGGCGGTCCGACCTTAATCGAGGCGGTGACATGGAGATATGGTGCCCATACGACCGCCGATGATCCCGCCAAATACAGGGATCAGCAGGAAAGCAGCGTTCTAAGAGGAAAAATCGATCCGATTCTTAGAATGGAACGCTGGCTGAAGAATAAAGATCTGTACGATGAGAACTGGGCAAAGAGAGCAGAATCGGAAGCAGCTGCAGAAATTGATTTGGCTATTGCAGAGATGGAAGCATACCCGCCTGCCGATCCGGCTGATATTTTTGATCATGTGTTTGCAGAGCTGATATGGCCGCTAAAAGAGCAAAAGGAAAAATACCTTAGCCAGCTTGGGGGTGCTTAG
- the hisC gene encoding histidinol-phosphate transaminase has translation MDRILTKESIRGITPYPLGIAAEELKEKYKLSRIRSLADNENAYGCSKLVSLAMSKQPGNLSRYPDGACSALKRTLGNFLNLPSAYISIGNGSEELIRLLARAYISEGDEAIMADLTFPRYKANVVIEGGKAVEVPLKDGLHDLVEMGSRMSSRTKMIFICNPNNPTGTALCKEAIQQFIAAVPAHILIVLDEAYYEYMNHEKRTEAEKLLTFHDNVAVLRTFSKAYGLAGLRAGYGMMHPSIIAELDKVREVFNVNALSQAAAIAALEDQYFVRMSGEKNRTERERMRGRIQELGFMCYASEANFLFIQGALAEKLMESGIIVRKFTHASFQGEAVRLTIGTEEDNDAVLEAIGQAVRGRRV, from the coding sequence ATGGATCGGATTTTAACGAAGGAAAGCATCAGGGGAATCACCCCTTATCCTTTAGGGATAGCTGCAGAAGAATTAAAAGAAAAATACAAGCTTTCCCGCATCAGAAGCCTTGCAGACAATGAAAATGCATACGGCTGCTCAAAGCTAGTCAGTTTAGCCATGAGCAAACAGCCCGGAAACCTCTCCCGCTACCCTGATGGGGCATGTTCAGCGCTCAAACGGACATTGGGCAATTTCCTCAATCTGCCTTCTGCGTATATTTCAATCGGCAACGGTTCCGAGGAACTCATCAGGCTTCTGGCAAGAGCCTATATCAGTGAAGGTGATGAAGCAATCATGGCAGACCTTACCTTTCCCAGGTACAAGGCAAATGTCGTGATTGAAGGCGGAAAGGCTGTCGAAGTCCCGCTTAAAGATGGCTTACACGATCTAGTAGAGATGGGCAGCCGCATGAGCTCCAGAACAAAGATGATCTTTATCTGCAATCCAAACAACCCGACAGGTACAGCTTTATGTAAAGAGGCTATTCAGCAATTCATCGCTGCTGTACCGGCACATATACTTATCGTTCTGGATGAAGCCTATTATGAATATATGAACCATGAAAAAAGGACTGAGGCAGAAAAACTGCTTACCTTCCACGATAATGTTGCAGTATTGCGGACATTTTCAAAAGCATACGGGCTTGCAGGGCTCCGGGCAGGATATGGAATGATGCATCCATCCATCATAGCAGAGCTGGATAAGGTAAGGGAGGTATTCAATGTGAATGCCCTCTCACAGGCCGCAGCCATAGCAGCGCTGGAGGATCAGTATTTTGTCAGGATGAGTGGAGAAAAGAACAGAACGGAAAGAGAAAGAATGCGCGGCCGTATTCAAGAGCTTGGATTCATGTGTTATGCCTCAGAAGCTAACTTTCTTTTCATTCAAGGGGCACTTGCTGAAAAGCTCATGGAATCAGGCATCATCGTCAGGAAATTTACTCATGCAAGCTTTCAGGGAGAGGCTGTCAGATTAACAATCGGTACAGAGGAAGATAATGATGCAGTTCTTGAAGCTATTGGCCAGGCCGTGAGGGGGAGGAGAGTGTAA